A stretch of Besnoitia besnoiti strain Bb-Ger1 chromosome V, whole genome shotgun sequence DNA encodes these proteins:
- a CDS encoding alveolin domain containing intermediate filament IMC5 (encoded by transcript BESB_062100), which yields MIPFSPAPASPSPAHRGSAAAALRVAPDHPRDGRLAGSPQAPQSALGASPRVASPPPVRRSLCLYGGRHKELAHTSESSSIEVPLALPAHRLRPLRYRCPSDTVTLDTGAHARGYRAEAVDAPGRRLYPAPPGSDPAHRPGRAPVSMSSPAVCGPASLAGAPSPVRLHCPSLASVNSVRSPSVLSEDLLLTGKTPGESSPPSAVFNGGSDALRKAPFPHGNSSATFSPSSLARILDAAAAEKNSHQSSNSVALPPSAVNGPPAVSVHRASSPVPGLPLSPQVLVHPSPPAAPTMNASAVSGGVPPTPAAYAPAAGVASASTPGPDGPRIHPGIAGSGIVVAPPTPRGAGGSQARSPVAGSHLLAPPAPRAGPPVETSSTHDRQWVAVTAYRPVDVVTKTVEVPVTRTVDVLVPKPVIKEKIVEVPKFVPHYVEKILEVPEIEWVDRVIEVPEYFYSTKYVPKVEIQENIIERPVYQDKWVEKVVEVARVEEIVRYRDIVEAEEVIKYIPKGHSEEEWRGAPIFSVPPEHAPPLPPKWVTPGAAAPPPTPAYCSPDACVGTPIGAPTGQTPNHADPRHSSFPPPASVIGGCPASQYWTPEFCRAGNA from the exons ATGATTCCGTTCTCCCCAGCCCCGGCatctccgtcgcctgcgcatcgaggctccgccgccgccgctttaCGCGTAGCACCAGACCACCCGCGTGACGGGAGACTCGCCGGATCTCCACAGGCTCCGCAATCGGCGTTAGGTGCGTCGCCCCGCgttgcctcgcctccgccggtgCGTCGTTCCTTGTGCCTATACGGCGGCCGCCACAAGGAGCTCGCTCACACGTCTGAGTCGAGCTCCATTGAAgtgccgctggcgctcccCGCGCaccggctgcggccgcttcgGTACCGGTGCCCGTCTGACACTGTGACGCTGGACAcgggcgcgcacgcgcgaggctACCGAGCGGAAGCGGTAGACGCCCCCGGCAGACGCCTGTatcctgcgccgccaggctcCGACCCTGCACACCGccccggccgcgcgccggttTCCATGTCTTCGCCGGCTGTTTGCGGACCCGCAAGCTTGGCAGGCGCGCCCTCTCCAGTTCGTCTTCACTGCCCTTCTCTGGCCTCCGTCAACTCCGTTCGTTCGCCGTCCGTGTTGTCTGAGGACTTGCTTCTCACGGGCAAGACCCCAGGCGAAAgctctccgccctcggctGTGTTCAACGGCGGGTCGGACGCGCTGCGAAAGGCGCCTTTTCCGCACGGCAATTCCTCCGCCACGTTCTCTCCGTCTTCACTGGCGCGCATcctcgacgcggctgcggccgagAAAAACTCGCACCAGTCCTCAAACTCAGTTgccctcccgccctccgccgtgAACGGTCCTCCCGCAGTCTCCGTCCACCGGGCGTCCTCTCCAGTTCCCGGCCTGCCGCTCAGTCCGCAAGTTCTTGTTCACCCGtccccgcctgccgcgccgacTATGAACGCCTCTGCGGTGTCCGGCGGCGTCCccccgacgccggcggcgtacgcgcccgcggcgggggtTGCCTCTGCCTCTACTCCGGGTCCTGATGGTCCTCGTATTCATCCGGGAATCGCAGGTTCTGGGATCGTCGTCGCACCCCCGACTccgaggggggcgggcggctcgcAGGCACGGTCGCCTGTTGCGGGAAGCCACTTACTCgcaccgccggcgccgcgagcaggcCCCCCTGTCGAAACATCGTCTACGCACGATAGACAATGG GTGGCTGTCACGGCGTACCGCCCCGTTGATGTTGTCACGAAGACGGTGGAGGTGCCGGTGACACGAACCGTTGACGTCCTCGTCCCGAAGCCCGTTATCAAGGAAAAAATTGTGGAGGTCCCCAAGTTCGTCCCTCACTACGTTGAGAAA ATTCTCGAGGTCCCGGAGATTGAGTGGGTCGACCGCGTGATTGAAGTCCCCGAGTATTTCTATAGCACTAAATATGTTCCAAAGGTCGAGATCCAGGAAAACATCATTGAGCGACCCGTTTACCAAGACAAATGGGTGGAAAAGGTCGTTGAGGTTGCACGAGTAGAGGAAATTGTTCGGTACCGTGATATCgtcgaggccgaagaggtCATTAA GTATATTCCGAAGGGTCATTCTGAAGAAGAGTGGAGAGGCGCTCCAATCTTCAGCGTGCCGCCTGAGCACGCCCCTCCGTTGCCGCCCAAGTGGGTGACCCCTGGAGCCGCGGCACCGCCTCCGACCCCTGCATACTGCTCTCCAGATGCGTGTGTCGGCACGCCAATTGGAGCGCCTACGGGACAGACGCCAAACCATGCGGATCCGAGGCATTCCTCTttcccgccgcctgcctcggtCATCGGGGGCTGTCCGGCCTCACAGTACTGGACACCGGAGTTCTGTCGCGCTGGGAATGCGTGA